The following DNA comes from Caulobacter mirabilis.
AGTTGCTGGACATCGGCCGCGACGATCTCGACGCTCTGTTCCGCCAGGTCGAACTGCAGGCGCATCGCCGCATCCATTCGCGGATCCGCTGTGGCGACGTGATGTCGACGGACGTGAAGGCGGTGGACGCCGACCAGTCCGCCGAGACGGCTCTGGCCTTCCTGCGCGCTCACGACCTGCGTACGGCTCCCGTGATCGACGGCCTGGGACGGGTGGTCGGGATGGTCCGCCGTGCCGAGCTGGTGGCCGGGCTCGGCCGGCCGGTCGGGGCGCTGCTCGATCCGTTGGTCCGCCGCGTCCAGCCCTCGACCGCCATCGAGGCGCTGCTGCCGATCCTGTCCAGCGGCGCGGCGCATGAGGCGATGGTCGTGGACGAAGCCCAGAGACTGGTGGGCGTGATCACCCAGACCGACCTGCTGGCGGTCCTCTATCGCGCGCACGTGGTCGAGTCGGTGGCGAGCGCGGCCTAGCCGCCCCGCGTGCGGCGCTCGACGGCGCGGCCGACCGCGTTGGACGCCAGAACGGCGACGAAGGCGATGGCGGTGGCGACGCCGCACAGGATCATCGCCCGCTGCTCCGCGCCTGGAATCTGGACCGCCTGGTAGATCGCGGTGGGCAGGGTCAGGGTCTCGCCCGGGATCGCGGCGGCGAAGGTGATGGTGGCTCCGAACTCGCCCAGCGCCTTGGCGAAACCCATGATCACCCCCGCGACGATCCCCGGCGCCGCCAGCGGCAGGGTCACCCGGATCGTCCGCCTCAACGCGCGCGCGCCGAGGGTGAGGGCGACCTCCTCGACCTCCGGATCGATGGCCTCGATGGCCAGGCGGATCGGGCGGACCATCAGCGGGAAGGCCATCACCGCCGCGGCCAGGGCGGCGCCGGTCCAGTCGAAAGCGAAGACGACGCCGATCTTCGACAGCGGCTCGCCGATCGGGCCGGTCCGGCCGAACAGCAGCAACAGGACGTAGCCGGTCGCCACCGGCGGCAGGACCAGCGGCAGATGCACCAGGCCGTCGAGCAGCGACCGGCCCACGAAGCGGCCCCGCGCGAGCAGCAGGGCGACCCCGAAGGCGACCGGCAGGGAGAAGACCGTGGCCGCCGCCGACACCTTCAGCGACAGCAGGACCGCGGCCAGGTCGTCGGGGGTCAGCAGGGTCACGTGCCGGGCGCGGCCAGCAGGACCTCGACCTCGATCCCGGCCTCGACCAGGGCTCTGAGGTCTTCGGGACTGGGCGGGGCGACGACCAGCCTGACCACTTGCCGGCCCCCCCGGACCAGCGCGATCAGCGCTTCGGGCGTGGCCTCGGCCTCTGTCAGGCGGCCGGCGTCGCGCCGGGCCATGGCCAGGATGCCGGGCTCGACGCCCTCGGGAACGACCAACACATCCGTCTCGGCCAGGACCCGGCCGGCGCGCAGGGTGATCAGGTCGGCGGGGCCGCGGCCGGCCACGAAGCGGACGCGACCGCCCGGCGCCTCGCCGCTCCCGAAGGCGTCCAGGCTTTCGACGAACAGCCGGTCAGCCTTGTCGACCTCGCCGGCCATGGCGGCCTCGGCGGCTGGGCTGGACAGGGCGTCGCGCAGGAAGCTGCGGCGCAGGGGCAGGTCGGGGATGGCGGCGCGGACGGCGTCCTGGTGGCGGCGCAGCAGCGCGGCGACCCGGCCGGAGCCTTCCGGCACCCGCGATTCGATGGCGTTGCGCAGCAGCGAGGCCAGCATCGGCGCCGAGCCGGCCGTGCCTACCGCCGCTACCACCTCGCCGCGGTCGATCACGGCGGGGGTGTGGAAGTCGGACAGCGCCGGCTTGTCGACCACGTTGACCAGCACCCGGGCGGCGCGGGCGGCGGCGGCGGCGGCCTGGGCGAACAGTTCGTCGCCGGCGATGAAGGCCAGGCTGGCGCCGGCGTAGGCGCCGGGCAGGAAGGCGTCGGGGCCCTCCAGCCGGACCAGGGTCGCGGGCGAGCCGTCGAACAGCCGCGCCTTGGCCTCGGCCGCCTCGCCGGTTCCGGCGACGACGACCTTGCGCCCGGCCAGCGGGAAGAAGGCGGGAAACGCGTCCAAACCCGGTCAGCCCTCCCGGCAGTTGCTGTAGGGACCGCCCGGGAAGCCGGACAGCATCGCCGTCTCGCCCTTGCCCCAGATCTCGTAGGCGCCGGCGGCGTAGCGGGCGCCGCTGGCCGAGCGG
Coding sequences within:
- a CDS encoding CBS domain-containing protein gives rise to the protein MLYAKVSGRSYPHRVAPPANVHATTDRPPSERVGFTPADLDRALAQYGELLDIGRDDLDALFRQVELQAHRRIHSRIRCGDVMSTDVKAVDADQSAETALAFLRAHDLRTAPVIDGLGRVVGMVRRAELVAGLGRPVGALLDPLVRRVQPSTAIEALLPILSSGAAHEAMVVDEAQRLVGVITQTDLLAVLYRAHVVESVASAA
- a CDS encoding NAD(P)-dependent oxidoreductase translates to MDAFPAFFPLAGRKVVVAGTGEAAEAKARLFDGSPATLVRLEGPDAFLPGAYAGASLAFIAGDELFAQAAAAAARAARVLVNVVDKPALSDFHTPAVIDRGEVVAAVGTAGSAPMLASLLRNAIESRVPEGSGRVAALLRRHQDAVRAAIPDLPLRRSFLRDALSSPAAEAAMAGEVDKADRLFVESLDAFGSGEAPGGRVRFVAGRGPADLITLRAGRVLAETDVLVVPEGVEPGILAMARRDAGRLTEAEATPEALIALVRGGRQVVRLVVAPPSPEDLRALVEAGIEVEVLLAAPGT
- the modB gene encoding molybdate ABC transporter permease subunit, with the protein product MTLLTPDDLAAVLLSLKVSAAATVFSLPVAFGVALLLARGRFVGRSLLDGLVHLPLVLPPVATGYVLLLLFGRTGPIGEPLSKIGVVFAFDWTGAALAAAVMAFPLMVRPIRLAIEAIDPEVEEVALTLGARALRRTIRVTLPLAAPGIVAGVIMGFAKALGEFGATITFAAAIPGETLTLPTAIYQAVQIPGAEQRAMILCGVATAIAFVAVLASNAVGRAVERRTRGG